A DNA window from Candidatus Vicinibacter affinis contains the following coding sequences:
- a CDS encoding copper homeostasis protein CutC: MPENKDPKPVFELCTASVQAVELAAVHQLKAIELCTDLHCGGVTPSMGLVRFARERFFGELAILIRTRPGDFVYSPSEKRIMLDDVRKYVDLGVDAFVVGGLTAEGLIDEPFLEDIMTVSCGLNLCFHKAFDELTDQMKGLNTLIDFQWDRVLTSGGAANASLGIPQIKKLNDLSENKICVMPGGGIRSANVLEIIESTGCSRIHAALRKESISNPTIQYQPQNADLTDQEELLRFLKYF; the protein is encoded by the coding sequence TTGCCGGAAAATAAAGATCCTAAACCTGTTTTTGAACTTTGTACAGCAAGTGTACAGGCGGTTGAATTGGCCGCTGTTCATCAGCTCAAGGCCATAGAACTTTGTACCGATCTGCATTGCGGTGGCGTTACACCTTCTATGGGATTGGTTCGATTTGCCAGAGAAAGATTCTTCGGCGAACTGGCAATTTTAATCCGTACCCGACCGGGTGATTTTGTTTATTCTCCCTCAGAAAAAAGGATCATGCTGGACGATGTAAGAAAATATGTGGATTTGGGCGTGGATGCATTTGTGGTGGGAGGGCTGACCGCTGAAGGGCTTATAGACGAGCCTTTCCTGGAAGATATAATGACTGTGTCCTGTGGATTGAATCTTTGCTTTCATAAAGCCTTTGATGAGCTGACGGATCAAATGAAGGGTCTGAACACCTTGATTGATTTTCAATGGGACAGAGTGCTTACTTCAGGAGGCGCCGCCAATGCAAGTCTGGGAATTCCCCAAATAAAAAAACTAAATGATCTCTCTGAAAACAAAATATGTGTGATGCCCGGAGGAGGCATTCGCAGTGCCAATGTCCTAGAAATCATAGAATCCACCGGATGTTCCAGAATTCATGCAGCATTGCGAAAAGAAAGCATTTCGAATCCGACCATTCAATATCAACCACAGAATGCAGACCTTACAGATCAGGAGGAACTCCTTCGATTTTTAAAATACTTTTGA
- a CDS encoding superoxide dismutase — MSFVLADLPYPPQSLEPHIDTRTMEIHHGKHHAAYTNNLNNAIKDTPLENMSIEDILKNLDMSNMPVRNNCGGFYNHNLFWNMMSPRGGGLPRGIVAEAIDANFESFDSFKEKFAQAAISRFGSGWAWLCVHPGGKLEICSTPNQDNPLMPNTGCGGAPVLALDVWEHAYYLHYQNRRPDYVQGFFNVVNWEEVESRYLAGK; from the coding sequence ATGTCTTTTGTCCTTGCTGATCTACCTTATCCACCGCAATCCCTTGAGCCACATATAGATACAAGAACCATGGAAATACACCATGGAAAACACCATGCCGCTTACACCAATAATCTCAACAATGCCATAAAGGATACTCCCTTGGAAAATATGTCCATAGAAGATATCCTTAAGAATCTGGACATGAGCAACATGCCTGTTCGCAACAATTGCGGAGGATTTTATAACCACAATCTGTTCTGGAACATGATGTCTCCAAGAGGTGGTGGATTACCGAGAGGAATTGTCGCGGAAGCCATTGATGCTAATTTTGAAAGCTTTGATTCGTTTAAAGAAAAATTTGCACAGGCAGCAATTTCCAGATTTGGTTCCGGTTGGGCGTGGTTATGTGTTCATCCCGGTGGAAAGTTGGAGATTTGCTCTACCCCAAATCAGGACAATCCCCTGATGCCCAATACAGGCTGCGGTGGTGCTCCGGTACTTGCGCTCGATGTCTGGGAGCATGCCTACTACCTGCATTACCAAAACAGACGACCTGACTATGTACAGGGCTTTTTCAATGTGGTCAACTGGGAAGAAGTAGAATCCAGATATCTTGCCGGAAAATAA
- a CDS encoding GNAT family N-acetyltransferase, with protein MTTLVHTSADHVDFLELVKELDAELKIRDGEEHSFYAPHNKLDKIIFVTIAFHQNMAVGCGALKEFSVDSLEVKRMYVRPENRGHGIAGKILNELENQTAMLGYSRCVLETGKNQPEAISLYEKNGYKRIPNYGPYQNISNSVCFEKKINPIMQSTV; from the coding sequence ATGACTACACTTGTTCACACCTCTGCCGACCATGTAGACTTCCTCGAACTTGTAAAAGAATTGGATGCTGAACTAAAAATCCGGGATGGTGAAGAACACTCGTTTTATGCACCGCACAATAAGCTGGATAAAATCATTTTTGTCACCATAGCCTTTCATCAAAATATGGCCGTTGGGTGCGGGGCTTTAAAGGAATTCTCTGTAGACAGTCTGGAAGTTAAAAGAATGTATGTGCGTCCGGAAAACCGGGGACATGGAATTGCAGGTAAAATTTTGAATGAACTGGAAAATCAAACTGCAATGCTTGGTTATTCCAGATGTGTTTTGGAAACCGGAAAAAATCAACCGGAAGCAATCAGTCTTTATGAAAAGAATGGCTATAAAAGAATTCCAAATTATGGACCCTATCAAAATATATCCAACAGTGTGTGTTTTGAAAAAAAAATTAATCCTATAATGCAAAGCACTGTTTAA